One stretch of Halobaculum marinum DNA includes these proteins:
- the sufD gene encoding Fe-S cluster assembly protein SufD — MSTQLPASISEETVTEISAERDEPDWLLQTRLDALAALDDLDMPSVIETPGRRWTNLEGLDYESLVDPLDQSDETERVTAEGVEVLDFETAVAEHPALLKEHFGSVVDPQTNYLTALSTALFTTGTVIYVPEGVDAEDVKVRAEMNSRSLFSHTLVVTEDNSSVTILERISNGDGDVDGDRYFSNLVEIVTGENSYVQYGSLQNLDEDVYNFTLKRGDANTYATISWIEGNIGSRLTRSDIETELTGDSSETKIVGAFFGHNDQHLDINARVWHHGEHTTADLVTRGVLDDEARSVYEGVQDVGRDAWDTSSYQRENTLMLSDDSEADASPKLIIHNHDTEASHSATVGQVDKEDLFYMTSRSIPENTARNMLVEGFFVPVLEEVEVDELREDIDDLIVARLD, encoded by the coding sequence ATGAGCACACAGCTACCCGCAAGCATCTCCGAGGAGACCGTCACAGAGATCTCCGCGGAGCGAGACGAACCGGACTGGCTCCTCCAGACGCGCCTCGACGCGCTGGCGGCGCTGGACGACCTCGACATGCCGAGCGTCATCGAGACGCCGGGGCGTCGCTGGACGAACCTGGAGGGGCTCGACTACGAGTCGCTCGTCGACCCGCTCGACCAGAGCGACGAGACCGAACGCGTCACCGCCGAGGGCGTGGAGGTCCTCGACTTCGAGACGGCGGTCGCCGAGCACCCGGCACTCCTGAAGGAGCACTTCGGCTCCGTCGTCGACCCGCAGACGAACTACCTCACGGCGCTGTCGACGGCGCTGTTCACCACGGGGACGGTCATCTACGTCCCCGAGGGCGTCGACGCCGAGGACGTGAAGGTGCGCGCCGAGATGAACAGCCGCTCGCTGTTCAGCCACACGCTGGTCGTCACCGAGGACAACTCCTCGGTCACGATCCTCGAGCGCATCTCGAACGGCGACGGCGACGTGGACGGCGACCGCTACTTCAGCAACCTCGTCGAGATCGTCACGGGCGAGAACTCGTACGTCCAGTACGGCTCGCTCCAGAACCTCGACGAGGACGTGTACAACTTCACGCTGAAGCGCGGCGACGCGAACACCTACGCCACGATCAGCTGGATCGAGGGGAACATCGGCTCCCGGCTCACCCGCTCGGACATCGAGACCGAACTGACGGGTGACTCCTCGGAGACGAAGATCGTCGGCGCGTTCTTCGGCCACAACGACCAGCACCTGGACATCAACGCCCGCGTCTGGCACCACGGCGAGCACACGACCGCCGATCTGGTCACCCGCGGCGTCCTCGACGACGAGGCGCGCTCGGTGTACGAGGGCGTCCAGGACGTCGGTCGCGACGCGTGGGACACCAGCTCCTACCAGCGCGAGAACACCCTGATGTTGAGCGACGACTCCGAGGCCGACGCCTCGCCGAAGCTCATCATCCACAACCACGACACCGAAGCGTCGCACTCCGCGACGGTCGGCCAGGTGGACAAGGAGGACCTGTTCTACATGACCTCCCGGTCCATCCCGGAGAACACCGCGCGCAACATGCTCGTGGAGGGCTTCTTCGTCCCCGTCTTGGAGGAGGTCGAGGTCGACGAACTCCGCGAGGACATCGACGACCTGATCGTCGCGCGCCTCGACTGA
- the sufB gene encoding Fe-S cluster assembly protein SufB produces the protein MSSDQDHLKQTDTEERFDFKKDSKEAFRSEKGLTEETIRAISEDKDEPEWMLERRLRALKQYHEMPMPTDWPGQPDLSEVDVDEIVPYIRPDVDVRGGVDDWTELPDEIKDTFDKLGIPEAEKNALSGVGAQYESEVVYQNMQERWEEKGVVFCNMDEAVQEHEKLVREHFMTTCVPPSDNKFAALHGAVWSGGSFVYVPEDTTVDMPVQAYFRMNSEGMGQFEHTLIIAEEGSEVHYIEGCSAPKYSAFNLHSGGVEVFVNEDAHVQYSTVQNWSKNTYNLNTKRAIVEKNGRMEWISGSMGSKATMLYPSSILKGRGASDNHITIAFAGEGQNIDTGAKVYHNAPNTKSTIESKSISKDGGRTNYRGLVHIADGAHGSSTAVECDALMFDNESTSDTMPYMEINESTVDVAHEATVGKIGDEDVFYLQSRGLDDDDAKQMIVSGFIEPITEELPIEYAVELNRLVELEMEGSLG, from the coding sequence ATGAGTTCGGATCAGGACCACCTGAAACAGACAGACACCGAGGAACGCTTCGACTTCAAGAAGGACTCGAAGGAGGCGTTCCGGAGCGAGAAGGGGCTCACCGAGGAGACGATCCGCGCGATCTCCGAGGACAAGGACGAGCCGGAGTGGATGCTCGAGCGGCGCCTGCGCGCGCTCAAGCAGTACCACGAGATGCCGATGCCGACCGACTGGCCCGGACAGCCGGACCTGAGCGAGGTCGACGTCGACGAGATCGTCCCGTACATCCGCCCCGACGTCGACGTCCGCGGCGGCGTCGACGACTGGACGGAGCTCCCCGACGAGATCAAAGACACGTTCGACAAGCTGGGCATCCCGGAGGCCGAGAAGAACGCCCTCTCGGGCGTCGGCGCCCAGTACGAGTCGGAGGTCGTCTACCAGAACATGCAGGAGCGCTGGGAGGAGAAAGGCGTCGTCTTCTGCAACATGGACGAGGCCGTCCAGGAGCACGAGAAGCTCGTTCGCGAGCACTTCATGACGACCTGTGTCCCCCCGAGCGACAACAAGTTCGCCGCGCTCCACGGCGCGGTCTGGTCCGGCGGGTCGTTCGTCTACGTCCCCGAGGACACGACCGTCGACATGCCGGTGCAGGCGTACTTCCGGATGAACTCCGAGGGGATGGGCCAGTTCGAGCACACGCTCATCATCGCCGAGGAGGGCTCTGAGGTCCACTACATCGAGGGCTGCTCGGCGCCGAAGTACTCGGCGTTCAACCTCCACTCCGGTGGGGTCGAGGTGTTCGTCAACGAGGACGCTCACGTGCAGTACTCGACCGTGCAGAACTGGTCGAAGAACACGTACAACCTCAACACGAAGCGCGCCATCGTCGAGAAGAACGGCCGGATGGAGTGGATCTCCGGCTCGATGGGGTCGAAGGCGACGATGCTGTACCCCTCCTCGATCCTGAAGGGGCGCGGCGCCTCCGACAACCACATCACCATCGCGTTCGCTGGCGAGGGCCAGAACATCGACACCGGCGCGAAGGTGTACCACAACGCGCCAAACACGAAGTCGACCATCGAGTCGAAGTCCATCTCGAAGGACGGCGGCCGCACGAACTACCGCGGTCTCGTCCACATCGCCGACGGCGCCCACGGCTCGTCGACGGCGGTCGAGTGTGACGCGCTGATGTTCGACAACGAGTCCACCTCCGACACCATGCCGTACATGGAGATCAACGAGTCGACGGTGGACGTCGCCCACGAGGCGACCGTCGGGAAGATCGGCGACGAGGACGTGTTCTACCTGCAGTCGCGCGGCCTCGACGACGACGACGCCAAGCAGATGATCGTCTCGGGGTTCATCGAGCCGATCACGGAGGAACTGCCCATCGAGTACGCCGTCGAGCTCAACCGGCTCGTCGAACTGGAGATGGAGGGCTCGCTCGGGTAA
- a CDS encoding ABC transporter ATP-binding protein has product MATLKLENLQAQVAETGEEILRGVDLEVKQGEIHALMGPNGSGKSTTAKVIAGHPAYEVTGGSVTLTLSEEDVADIDADVDEEDLTWELLELEPNERAALGIFLGFQYPAEIEGVTMVNFLRQALNAKLGEREELFEDDDEEVDAEDDSGYDTSPMEGPADDGDVGVAEFQQLLKEKMELLDMDEKFAERYLNAGFSGGEKKQNEVLQAAILEPSIAVLDEIDSGLDIDRLQDVSKGINALRDEQNTGILQITHYQRILDYVEPDHVHIMLDGKVVKSGDASLAEQLEDKGYDWVREEVYNAA; this is encoded by the coding sequence ATGGCGACACTCAAACTCGAAAACCTCCAGGCGCAGGTCGCGGAGACGGGCGAAGAGATCCTTCGGGGCGTCGACCTCGAAGTGAAGCAGGGCGAGATTCACGCCCTCATGGGCCCGAACGGATCGGGCAAGTCGACGACCGCGAAGGTCATCGCCGGTCACCCGGCGTACGAAGTCACCGGCGGCTCTGTCACGCTCACGCTCTCCGAGGAGGACGTGGCGGACATCGACGCCGACGTCGACGAAGAGGACCTGACGTGGGAGCTTCTGGAACTGGAGCCGAACGAGCGCGCCGCGCTCGGCATCTTCCTCGGCTTCCAGTACCCCGCGGAGATCGAAGGCGTGACGATGGTGAACTTCCTTCGCCAGGCGCTCAACGCCAAGCTGGGCGAGCGCGAGGAGCTGTTCGAGGACGACGACGAGGAAGTCGACGCCGAGGACGACTCGGGCTACGACACTTCGCCGATGGAGGGGCCCGCCGACGACGGCGACGTGGGCGTCGCCGAGTTCCAGCAGCTCCTGAAGGAGAAGATGGAGCTGCTCGACATGGACGAGAAGTTCGCCGAGCGCTACCTCAACGCCGGCTTCTCCGGCGGGGAGAAGAAGCAGAACGAGGTGCTCCAGGCCGCGATCCTCGAGCCGTCCATCGCCGTGCTCGACGAGATCGACTCCGGGCTGGACATCGACCGCCTGCAGGACGTCTCGAAGGGCATCAACGCCCTGCGCGACGAGCAGAACACCGGCATCCTCCAGATCACCCACTACCAGCGCATCCTCGACTATGTCGAGCCGGACCACGTCCACATCATGCTGGACGGCAAGGTCGTCAAGTCGGGCGACGCGAGCCTCGCCGAGCAGCTCGAGGACAAGGGGTACGACTGGGTCCGCGAGGAAGTCTACAACGCGGCGTAA
- a CDS encoding DNA-directed DNA polymerase translates to MSDSQAGLGDFAGGGDAADDGGDGGRPDEEAAYVAGAGQGRVSAVVDREDIVVPDASGAVELMVTAVDYTVEGTGAEEYPVVHVFGRTADNESEHVRVLGIEPYFYVPTADVEDRSLVEEYDVILDTREENPDGERFESIRGTPVTKVVARTPRDVGQIRDDFERTYEADILFPNRFLIDYGVTSGIRVEERRLEDGSDRMQVTPDHLEPCEVDADIRVNTFDIEVDDRNGFPEDGEEQIVCLTSHDSYRDEYIAWLYDAPVGGVDAPEALAGYEQIGDEDATIEVRTFAEEDTMLDAFVGYIEETNPDVLTGWNFEDFDAPYFMDRCEVLQSGSDYDLSPDRLSRVGETWRSGWGGPDVKGRVVFDLLYAYQRTQFSELESYRLDAVGELELDVGKERYTGDIGDLWEQDPERLLEYNVRDVELCVEIDRKQDVVDFWDESRKIVGCQLEDAPTPGDAVDMYVLHNAYGRFVLPTKGQQDGEDFEGGAVFEPITGVEEMVSVLDLKSLYPMCMVTINASPETIVEDPESFEGETYRAPNGTRFRKEPDGMMRRMIDELLTERERLKGERDAHEVGSDAYDQYDQQQAAVKVIMNSLYGVSGWERFRLYDKDNAAAITAMGRRVIEFTEEAAREIDHEVTYGDTDSIMLALGDDLTTEEAIDQSFAIEEHINGRYDDFAREELDAEEHRFQIEFEKLYRRFFQAGKKKRYAGHIVWKEGHEVDDIDITGFEYKRSDIAPVTKRVQKRVIEMIVHGEDTDEIKDYLHDEIQRFLDGDADLEEVGIPGGIGKRLEAYETDTAQVRGAKYANLMLGTNFQRGSKPKRLYLRKVHPDFWARMEDEEGLDPSQDPLYGEFKRDPDVICYEYADEVPDEFEVDWDKMLDKTLKGPIARIIEALGMSWDEVKSGQEQTGLGSFM, encoded by the coding sequence ATGAGCGATTCGCAGGCGGGTCTCGGCGACTTCGCCGGCGGCGGAGACGCCGCCGACGATGGCGGCGACGGGGGCCGCCCGGACGAGGAGGCGGCGTACGTCGCGGGCGCGGGACAGGGACGGGTGAGCGCGGTCGTCGACCGCGAGGACATCGTCGTCCCCGACGCGAGCGGGGCGGTGGAGCTGATGGTCACTGCGGTCGACTACACCGTCGAGGGAACCGGGGCAGAGGAGTACCCGGTCGTCCACGTGTTCGGTCGTACGGCCGACAACGAATCCGAGCACGTTCGCGTCCTCGGCATCGAGCCGTACTTCTACGTCCCGACGGCGGACGTCGAAGACCGCTCGCTCGTCGAGGAGTACGACGTGATCCTCGACACGCGCGAGGAGAACCCCGACGGGGAGCGCTTCGAGTCCATCCGCGGCACCCCGGTGACGAAGGTCGTCGCCCGGACGCCCCGCGACGTCGGGCAGATCCGCGACGACTTCGAGCGGACGTACGAGGCGGACATCCTGTTCCCCAACCGCTTCCTCATCGACTACGGCGTCACCTCCGGCATCCGCGTGGAAGAGCGGCGCCTGGAGGACGGCAGCGACCGGATGCAGGTGACGCCCGACCACCTCGAACCGTGCGAAGTCGACGCCGACATCCGGGTGAACACCTTCGACATCGAGGTCGACGACCGCAACGGATTCCCCGAGGACGGCGAAGAACAGATCGTCTGTCTCACCTCTCACGACTCCTACCGCGACGAGTACATCGCGTGGCTGTACGACGCACCCGTCGGCGGCGTCGACGCACCCGAGGCGCTCGCTGGGTACGAACAGATCGGCGACGAGGACGCCACCATCGAGGTGCGCACGTTCGCCGAGGAGGACACGATGCTCGACGCGTTCGTCGGCTACATCGAAGAGACGAACCCCGACGTGCTGACGGGGTGGAACTTCGAGGACTTCGACGCGCCGTACTTCATGGACCGCTGTGAGGTGCTCCAGTCGGGGAGCGACTACGACCTCTCGCCGGACCGCCTCTCGCGCGTCGGCGAGACGTGGCGCTCCGGGTGGGGCGGCCCGGACGTGAAGGGCCGCGTCGTGTTCGACCTGCTGTACGCCTACCAGCGCACGCAGTTCTCCGAGTTGGAGTCGTACCGCCTCGACGCGGTCGGCGAACTCGAACTCGACGTGGGGAAGGAGCGCTACACCGGCGACATCGGCGACCTGTGGGAGCAAGACCCCGAGCGCCTGCTGGAGTACAACGTCCGGGACGTGGAACTGTGCGTCGAGATCGACCGTAAACAGGACGTCGTCGACTTCTGGGACGAGTCGCGCAAGATCGTCGGCTGCCAACTGGAGGACGCTCCGACGCCCGGCGACGCGGTCGACATGTACGTCCTGCACAACGCCTACGGGCGGTTCGTCCTCCCGACGAAGGGCCAACAGGACGGCGAGGACTTCGAGGGTGGCGCCGTCTTCGAGCCGATCACCGGCGTCGAGGAGATGGTGTCCGTGCTGGACCTGAAGTCGCTGTACCCGATGTGTATGGTGACGATCAACGCCAGCCCCGAGACCATCGTCGAGGACCCCGAGTCGTTCGAGGGGGAGACGTACCGCGCCCCCAACGGCACGCGGTTCCGCAAGGAGCCAGACGGCATGATGCGCCGGATGATCGACGAGTTGCTCACCGAGCGCGAACGCCTGAAGGGCGAGCGCGACGCCCACGAGGTCGGCTCCGACGCGTACGACCAGTACGACCAGCAGCAGGCGGCGGTGAAGGTGATCATGAACTCTCTGTACGGCGTCTCCGGCTGGGAGCGCTTCCGTCTGTACGACAAGGACAACGCCGCCGCGATCACCGCGATGGGCCGCCGCGTCATCGAGTTCACCGAGGAGGCCGCCCGCGAAATCGACCACGAGGTCACGTACGGCGACACCGACTCGATCATGCTCGCGCTCGGCGACGACCTCACGACGGAGGAGGCGATCGATCAGTCGTTCGCCATCGAGGAGCACATCAACGGGCGCTACGACGACTTCGCGCGCGAGGAGTTGGACGCCGAGGAACACCGCTTCCAGATCGAGTTCGAGAAGCTGTACCGCCGGTTCTTCCAGGCGGGCAAGAAGAAGCGCTACGCCGGCCACATCGTCTGGAAGGAGGGCCACGAGGTCGACGACATCGACATCACCGGCTTCGAGTACAAGCGCTCGGACATCGCGCCGGTGACGAAGCGCGTCCAGAAGCGCGTCATCGAGATGATCGTCCACGGCGAGGACACCGACGAGATCAAAGACTACCTCCACGACGAGATTCAGCGCTTCCTCGACGGCGACGCCGACTTGGAGGAGGTGGGCATCCCCGGCGGCATCGGGAAGCGCCTGGAGGCGTACGAGACGGACACCGCGCAGGTGCGCGGCGCGAAGTACGCGAACCTCATGCTCGGCACCAACTTCCAGCGCGGGTCGAAGCCGAAGCGCCTCTACCTCCGCAAGGTCCACCCGGACTTCTGGGCGCGCATGGAGGACGAGGAGGGCCTCGATCCGTCGCAGGACCCGCTGTACGGCGAGTTCAAGCGAGACCCGGACGTGATCTGCTACGAGTACGCCGACGAGGTGCCCGACGAGTTCGAGGTCGACTGGGACAAGATGCTCGACAAGACGCTCAAAGGCCCCATCGCGCGCATCATCGAGGCGCTGGGGATGTCGTGGGACGAGGTCAAGAGCGGCCAAGAGCAGACCGGGCTCGGCAGCTTCATGTGA
- a CDS encoding DUF7331 family protein — translation MTHASDSPLERSGASPDEAVETVEAYEDDGRTVLYDAENPLAWVEASTAVTLADLA, via the coding sequence ATGACCCACGCATCCGATTCCCCGTTGGAGCGCTCGGGCGCGAGCCCGGACGAGGCCGTCGAGACGGTCGAGGCGTACGAGGACGACGGGCGAACGGTGCTCTACGACGCCGAGAACCCCCTCGCGTGGGTCGAGGCGAGCACCGCGGTGACGCTCGCCGACCTCGCGTAG
- a CDS encoding DUF7322 domain-containing protein, whose translation MLGEDDEDGDLFGLERQASEAENRGPRVEVPTVENPADSLPDASTVDPAISGAFWTAVVYANVALLGVSLGLMLIGFRGDLRWGGAALVVGLLAGFRVYQTRRAFKRRDDDGGAASDDGASEGSGDD comes from the coding sequence GTGCTTGGCGAGGACGACGAGGACGGCGACCTGTTCGGGCTCGAGCGGCAGGCCTCCGAGGCCGAGAATCGCGGTCCGCGGGTCGAGGTACCCACCGTCGAGAACCCCGCCGACTCGCTCCCCGACGCCTCGACGGTCGACCCCGCCATCTCGGGGGCGTTCTGGACGGCTGTCGTCTACGCGAACGTCGCCCTGCTGGGCGTCTCGCTGGGGCTCATGCTCATCGGGTTCCGCGGCGACCTCCGGTGGGGCGGCGCCGCGCTCGTCGTCGGCCTGCTCGCCGGGTTCCGCGTGTACCAGACGCGCCGGGCGTTCAAGCGTCGCGACGACGACGGCGGGGCGGCCAGCGACGACGGCGCCTCCGAGGGCTCCGGCGACGACTGA
- a CDS encoding DUF7346 family protein — protein sequence MQTVTDADGTRYLLLKRSAESSLVRDPETGEERHLPNEDLEPESESPLSAAASGLAPEVRRAILACRDERALGLLVEFADRGALSVRTLLDSYDLCESDLLGVLTEFRAAGLLTETTVAGERGYEPTEAALSSVERFRERGQ from the coding sequence ATGCAGACGGTCACGGACGCCGACGGCACTCGCTACCTCCTGCTCAAGCGGTCCGCGGAGTCCAGTCTGGTGCGCGACCCCGAGACCGGCGAAGAGCGACACCTCCCGAACGAGGACCTCGAACCGGAGAGCGAGTCGCCGCTCTCGGCGGCGGCGAGCGGGCTGGCGCCCGAGGTTCGGCGGGCCATCCTGGCGTGTCGCGACGAGCGCGCGCTCGGGTTGCTCGTGGAGTTCGCCGACCGGGGCGCGCTGTCGGTGCGCACTCTGCTCGACTCGTACGATCTGTGTGAGTCAGACCTGCTTGGGGTGCTCACGGAGTTCCGTGCCGCCGGACTGCTCACCGAGACCACCGTCGCCGGAGAACGTGGGTACGAACCGACCGAGGCGGCGCTGTCGTCGGTCGAGCGCTTCCGAGAACGCGGCCAGTAG
- the rad50 gene encoding DNA double-strand break repair ATPase Rad50 — translation MMFDRIRLRNFKPYADTDLRLSDGVTVIHGLNGSGKSSLLEACFFALYGSKALDGTLADVVTNGAEECEVELWFTHDGRSYHVHRELKRYGDQIQTTTCTLASDDEEVVRDGAREVRSFVADLLRMDAEAFVNCAYVRQGEVNKLINATPTERQDMIDDLLQLGKLEEYRERAGDARLGVEDVLSERRGELSGLDEQVAQKEEKDLHATLNSLRSELTQLDEKVENYEAQQRKAETSRDNAQEILDTYEERRDELETLESEIDDLEATIREDEAERERLGDRVAETRDRIEELEATLESRLDAVEVADAAPETLTERRDELDDREGEIRDSLRETRSQADALATQSENLAEKADEAESRASEKRERAGNLDDDAEEAAETLAEREASLAELKTERAEKVAAFEDAPVDVGDAESYRESVSADLDEVQAAINETTADLRTAESRVEEAERLLDEGKCPECGQPVDDSPHVDTLDEDRERVAELEAELSDLRERESSLSDDLDRASDLVSIENRLSQIDDTRELVEDGIEEKENEVAEKRDRAAELREEATTLETEAEEKREAAETQAERAEDAREDVADLEADLDDVDAARERLDAVESTREAITDAEDDVDRLAEKRAVIADRNDERREFLATKRSRRDDLREQVDDEEVEAARESLSKAEDYIERVTDALADLRDRRDDLTSRIGGVENELDELEALRDRRDELAARVDELAALHEETEELEAMYGDLRAELRRANVESLERMLNETFELVYGNDAYSHIELDGEYELTVYQKDGEPLDPEQLSGGERALFNLSLRCAIYRLLAEGIEGAAPTPPLILDEPTVFLDSGHVSRLADLVDEMRGFGVRQILIVSHDDELVGAADELVRVEKNPTSNRSTVERAADPSLEAVEAELNADD, via the coding sequence ATGATGTTCGACCGGATCCGGCTGCGCAACTTCAAGCCGTACGCTGACACGGATCTGCGGCTCTCCGACGGCGTCACCGTTATCCACGGACTCAACGGCAGCGGGAAGTCGTCACTGCTGGAGGCGTGCTTCTTCGCACTGTACGGCTCGAAGGCGCTCGACGGCACGCTTGCCGACGTGGTGACCAACGGCGCCGAGGAGTGCGAGGTTGAACTGTGGTTCACCCACGACGGGCGCTCGTACCACGTCCACCGGGAGCTGAAGCGGTACGGCGACCAGATCCAGACGACGACGTGCACCCTGGCGTCCGACGACGAGGAGGTCGTCCGCGACGGCGCCCGCGAGGTGCGCTCGTTCGTCGCCGACCTGCTCCGCATGGACGCGGAGGCGTTCGTCAACTGCGCGTACGTCCGGCAGGGCGAGGTGAACAAGCTCATCAACGCCACGCCGACCGAGCGCCAGGACATGATCGACGACCTCCTCCAACTGGGTAAACTGGAGGAGTACCGCGAGCGCGCCGGCGACGCACGCCTCGGCGTCGAGGACGTGCTCTCCGAACGCCGCGGTGAGCTGTCCGGCCTCGACGAGCAGGTCGCACAGAAGGAGGAGAAGGACCTCCACGCGACGCTGAACTCGCTCCGCTCTGAGCTGACCCAACTCGACGAGAAGGTGGAGAACTACGAGGCTCAACAACGGAAGGCCGAGACGAGTCGCGACAACGCGCAGGAGATCCTCGACACCTACGAGGAGCGCCGCGACGAACTGGAGACGCTGGAGTCCGAAATCGACGACCTGGAGGCGACGATCCGCGAGGACGAGGCGGAGCGCGAGCGCCTCGGCGACCGCGTCGCCGAGACGCGTGACCGCATCGAGGAGTTGGAGGCGACGCTGGAGTCGCGCCTCGACGCCGTCGAGGTCGCCGACGCGGCACCCGAGACGCTCACCGAGCGCCGCGACGAACTCGACGACCGCGAGGGCGAGATCCGCGACTCGCTGCGCGAGACGCGCTCGCAGGCGGACGCGCTCGCCACGCAGTCGGAGAACCTCGCCGAGAAGGCCGACGAGGCGGAGTCCCGCGCGAGCGAGAAGCGCGAGCGGGCCGGGAACCTCGACGACGACGCCGAGGAGGCCGCAGAGACGCTCGCCGAGCGCGAGGCGTCGCTGGCTGAGTTGAAGACCGAACGCGCCGAGAAGGTCGCCGCGTTCGAGGACGCTCCCGTGGACGTGGGCGACGCCGAGTCGTACCGCGAGTCGGTGTCGGCCGACCTCGACGAGGTTCAGGCGGCGATCAACGAGACGACCGCCGACCTCCGGACCGCCGAGTCGCGGGTCGAGGAGGCCGAGCGACTGCTCGACGAGGGGAAGTGCCCGGAGTGCGGACAGCCCGTCGACGACTCTCCACACGTCGACACGCTCGACGAGGACCGCGAGCGCGTCGCCGAGTTGGAGGCGGAACTGTCGGACTTGCGCGAACGCGAGTCGTCGCTTTCGGACGACCTCGACCGTGCGAGTGACCTCGTGTCGATCGAGAACCGGCTCTCACAGATCGACGACACCCGCGAACTCGTCGAGGACGGCATCGAGGAGAAGGAGAACGAGGTCGCCGAGAAACGCGACCGGGCCGCGGAGTTGCGCGAGGAGGCGACGACGCTTGAGACGGAGGCCGAGGAGAAGCGCGAGGCGGCGGAGACGCAGGCCGAGCGCGCGGAGGACGCCCGCGAGGACGTGGCGGACCTGGAAGCAGACCTCGACGACGTGGACGCCGCGCGCGAGCGCTTGGACGCCGTCGAGTCGACTCGCGAGGCGATAACGGACGCGGAGGACGACGTTGACCGCCTCGCCGAGAAGCGCGCGGTCATCGCCGACCGAAACGACGAACGGCGGGAGTTCCTCGCGACCAAGCGCTCGCGGCGCGACGACCTCCGCGAGCAGGTCGACGACGAGGAGGTCGAGGCGGCCCGCGAGAGCCTGAGCAAGGCCGAGGACTACATCGAGCGAGTGACCGACGCGCTCGCGGACCTGCGGGACCGCCGCGACGACCTCACCAGCCGGATCGGTGGCGTCGAGAACGAGTTGGACGAGTTGGAGGCGTTGCGCGACCGCCGCGACGAGTTGGCCGCCCGGGTCGACGAGTTGGCGGCGCTCCACGAGGAGACCGAGGAGTTGGAGGCGATGTACGGCGACCTCCGGGCGGAACTGCGCCGCGCGAACGTCGAGAGCCTCGAACGGATGCTCAACGAGACGTTCGAACTCGTGTACGGCAACGACGCCTACTCCCACATCGAGTTGGACGGGGAGTACGAACTCACCGTCTACCAGAAGGACGGCGAACCGCTCGACCCCGAACAGTTGTCTGGCGGCGAGCGCGCGCTGTTCAACCTCTCGCTGCGCTGTGCCATCTACCGCCTGCTCGCGGAGGGCATCGAGGGCGCCGCGCCGACGCCGCCACTCATCCTCGACGAGCCGACCGTCTTCCTCGACTCCGGTCACGTCTCTCGGCTGGCCGACCTCGTCGACGAGATGCGCGGCTTCGGCGTCCGCCAGATCCTGATCGTCAGCCACGACGACGAACTCGTCGGCGCCGCGGACGAACTCGTGCGCGTGGAGAAGAACCCCACCTCGAACCGGTCGACGGTCGAGCGCGCTGCCGACCCGTCACTGGAGGCGGTGGAGGCGGAACTGAACGCCGACGACTGA